A single Arachidicoccus sp. BS20 DNA region contains:
- a CDS encoding alpha/beta hydrolase, which yields MKQTKTILLFFFLLIIQYSSKAATVDTVSVYSAAMERNIKSVVILPDSYDRKKPLPVVYLLHGFSGSYADWVTKVPAIKTYADEYNFIIVCPDGGFAGWYFDSPVDKSSQYETFVSKELVQWTDSHFSTINNRKGRVILGLSMGGHGALFLAFKHQDEYGAAGSMSGAVDITGLASSFGISKLLGSYAEFPERWVNHSVIGLIPLLTNDSLKLIIDCGSDDFLYQQNLALHNKLLYDKIDHDFITRPGAHTWEYWANSVQYELLFMHNFFLNK from the coding sequence ATGAAACAAACAAAAACAATTCTTCTCTTCTTTTTCTTACTTATTATTCAATATTCATCAAAAGCCGCGACGGTAGATACCGTTTCCGTTTACAGCGCTGCCATGGAACGAAATATAAAATCTGTGGTTATATTACCTGACAGTTATGACCGAAAAAAGCCGCTTCCGGTCGTTTACCTATTGCATGGATTTTCGGGCAGCTATGCTGATTGGGTTACAAAAGTCCCGGCCATAAAAACGTATGCCGATGAGTATAATTTCATTATCGTTTGCCCGGACGGGGGATTTGCCGGCTGGTATTTTGATAGCCCTGTGGATAAAAGCAGTCAGTATGAAACATTTGTATCTAAAGAATTAGTGCAATGGACGGATAGCCATTTTTCCACTATTAATAACAGAAAAGGAAGAGTAATTTTAGGATTGAGTATGGGCGGACACGGCGCGTTATTTCTTGCTTTCAAACATCAGGATGAATACGGCGCGGCTGGCAGCATGAGCGGAGCGGTAGATATTACAGGGTTGGCAAGCTCGTTTGGCATTTCAAAGCTTTTAGGTTCGTATGCCGAATTTCCGGAAAGATGGGTTAATCATAGCGTAATCGGTTTAATTCCTTTGCTGACGAATGATTCTTTAAAGCTGATTATTGACTGCGGTTCCGATGATTTTTTATATCAGCAGAATTTAGCGTTGCACAACAAATTGTTGTATGATAAAATTGACCACGATTTTATTACCCGTCCCGGCGCGCACACATGGGAATACTGGGCAAATTCGGTTCAGTATGAACTTCTTTTTATGCACAATTTCTTTTTAAATAAATAA
- a CDS encoding SGNH/GDSL hydrolase family protein: protein MKRFFISLSFLSALCCLSANAQDIPQFKTGDRVAFVGNSITHGGHYHSYVWLYYMTHFPDRKIQVFNCGIGGDVAGQMYNRLDSDVFTKKPTVIFLTFGMNDAGYYEYLQPDSVEQAAKKVAKSYEDYKKIEKRFQNYTQAKKVIMSSPPFDETAKLKSQNFPGKNKAMLRIDSFQQASAEQNHWGFIDLNRPMTAINEREQKRDSSFTLEGSGRIHPDEDGHLVMASLILKKQGLAGKDVANINIDAKAGKISKEENCTISQLNVSPKALKFSYLAKSLPFPVDTIVRGWDETKPASAALSVIPFMKEFDNELLAVNNLPEANYVLKIDGQKIGEWPADALAKGINLAEQKNTPEYQQALEVMELNEERWEIERKFRDYLWVEYSFLQDKGMLFHDDIAALDTVSEGAKTNPFVRGNLNAFVAGHYKNVREIWQNQMNQLVDKIYAINKPVTHEIELEAIQ, encoded by the coding sequence ATGAAAAGGTTTTTTATTTCGCTAAGCTTCCTGTCGGCATTATGTTGCTTATCGGCAAATGCACAGGATATACCACAGTTTAAAACGGGAGACAGGGTTGCTTTTGTAGGCAACAGCATCACGCATGGAGGTCATTATCATTCTTATGTGTGGTTGTATTATATGACACATTTCCCTGACAGGAAAATCCAGGTATTTAATTGCGGTATCGGCGGCGATGTGGCAGGGCAAATGTATAACCGGCTGGACAGCGATGTTTTCACGAAAAAGCCTACTGTTATTTTTCTTACTTTCGGTATGAACGATGCAGGTTATTATGAATATTTACAGCCTGATTCTGTGGAACAGGCTGCAAAAAAAGTCGCAAAGTCTTATGAAGATTATAAGAAAATAGAAAAGCGTTTCCAAAATTATACGCAGGCGAAAAAAGTGATTATGTCTTCGCCGCCGTTCGATGAAACTGCAAAACTGAAAAGCCAGAATTTCCCCGGGAAAAATAAAGCAATGCTGCGGATTGACAGCTTTCAGCAAGCATCTGCCGAACAAAATCATTGGGGCTTTATCGACCTTAACCGCCCGATGACCGCAATCAATGAAAGAGAACAAAAACGAGATTCTTCTTTCACGCTGGAAGGCTCCGGCAGAATACATCCCGATGAAGACGGGCATCTGGTAATGGCTTCTCTGATTTTAAAAAAACAAGGGCTTGCCGGTAAAGATGTTGCAAATATTAACATTGACGCAAAAGCGGGAAAAATAAGCAAAGAGGAAAATTGCACCATATCTCAGTTGAACGTTTCCCCCAAAGCTTTAAAATTCAGTTATCTCGCTAAATCATTGCCATTTCCTGTTGATACAATTGTGCGCGGCTGGGATGAAACAAAACCGGCTTCGGCAGCATTGTCTGTTATTCCGTTTATGAAAGAATTTGACAATGAGCTGTTAGCTGTTAATAATCTCCCGGAAGCAAATTATGTTTTAAAAATAGACGGGCAGAAAATAGGAGAATGGCCTGCAGATGCGCTTGCTAAAGGAATAAATCTTGCGGAACAAAAAAATACGCCCGAATATCAGCAGGCATTAGAAGTGATGGAACTGAATGAAGAACGCTGGGAAATAGAGAGAAAATTCCGGGATTATTTGTGGGTGGAATATTCTTTCTTGCAAGACAAAGGAATGCTATTCCACGATGACATAGCAGCTTTGGATACCGTAAGCGAAGGCGCTAAAACCAATCCTTTTGTTCGTGGAAACCTTAATGCTTTTGTTGCGGGTCACTATAAAAATGTTCGTGAGATATGGCAAAATCAAATGAATCAGCTTGTAGATAAAATATATGCCATCAACAAACCGGTAACACATGAAATCGAGTTGGAGGCGATACAATGA
- a CDS encoding GntR family transcriptional regulator — protein MDYFFKHIEIDEYSVTPKYLQLANSIIKAITDGKLQDSDQLPSLNNFSTQFEISRDTVVKSFNYLKNIGILGTVPGKGFFIRNADSLQFHKVFLLFNKLSAHKKIIYDSFVASLGASAIIDFYIYNNDFHLFKNLIEKSIDNYTHYVIIPHLTQEESAFAKVLQLIPPGKLILLDKAIPSLSDKCSMVFEDFKNDIYNALDSISERLQKYHTLKIIFPDYAYHPKEILEGFNDFCIEHCFNHGIIENIKNEIVRDGTVYISLMEDDLVVLLEKIMENEKGIGKDVGVISYNETPIKKILLNGITTISTDFKMMGQSAAQIIMDKTVIQSAIPFSCKLRNSL, from the coding sequence ATGGACTATTTTTTTAAACATATCGAAATAGACGAGTATTCGGTAACTCCTAAATATTTGCAATTAGCCAACTCTATTATAAAAGCTATTACCGACGGCAAATTACAGGATAGCGACCAGTTGCCTTCGCTGAATAATTTCAGCACGCAGTTCGAAATATCCCGCGACACAGTAGTTAAATCCTTTAATTATCTCAAGAATATAGGCATTTTGGGTACGGTTCCGGGAAAAGGATTTTTTATCAGAAACGCAGACTCCTTGCAGTTTCACAAAGTATTTCTCTTATTTAATAAACTGAGTGCGCATAAAAAAATTATTTATGATTCTTTTGTAGCGAGCTTAGGCGCCTCCGCCATTATTGACTTTTATATCTATAATAATGACTTTCATTTATTCAAAAATCTGATAGAAAAAAGTATTGATAATTACACGCATTATGTAATCATTCCACACCTGACACAGGAAGAGTCTGCATTTGCGAAAGTGTTGCAATTAATTCCACCGGGAAAATTGATTCTTTTGGATAAAGCAATACCCTCATTATCCGATAAGTGCAGCATGGTTTTCGAAGATTTCAAGAATGATATTTATAATGCATTGGATAGTATTAGTGAGCGTCTTCAAAAATACCATACACTGAAGATTATCTTTCCCGATTATGCTTATCATCCAAAAGAAATATTGGAAGGGTTTAACGATTTCTGTATTGAGCATTGCTTTAATCACGGAATTATAGAAAATATAAAAAACGAGATTGTCCGGGATGGAACTGTATATATTTCTTTAATGGAAGATGACCTCGTTGTGTTATTGGAAAAAATAATGGAGAATGAAAAAGGAATAGGTAAAGATGTAGGCGTTATATCTTACAATGAAACGCCAATAAAAAAAATTCTTCTTAATGGCATCACAACCATCTCTACAGATTTTAAGATGATGGGACAAAGCGCAGCTCAGATTATTATGGATAAAACGGTAATTCAGTCTGCCATTCCGTTCAGTTGCAAATTGAGAAATTCTTTATAG